One window of Apteryx mantelli isolate bAptMan1 unplaced genomic scaffold, bAptMan1.hap1 HAP1_SCAFFOLD_182, whole genome shotgun sequence genomic DNA carries:
- the LOC136995926 gene encoding LOW QUALITY PROTEIN: protein capicua homolog (The sequence of the model RefSeq protein was modified relative to this genomic sequence to represent the inferred CDS: deleted 2 bases in 1 codon) — protein IIQLSPVPVVPPASPGGAGGAPGPPPKVLLPSAARIAYVQPGPPPGAAAAAPPAPPAAPPPPPPTSSPVALGFTAIGPGGSAIVQPLLPGQSPLLAPGPVGVSPLSSPPSIPAPRRRPRPPLVYSVAGSAPGSAPGSAPTILPKGGSAPGQGPAAAAGPSAASPTAPGGGTSEGAPPSRGGPAPPPRRGPRAQGGGGRKKVKVRPPPLKKTFDSVDNRVLSEVDFEERFAELPEFRPEEVLPSPTLQSLATSPRAILGSYRKKRKNSTDLDSSTEDPISPKRKMRRRSSCSSEPNTPKSAKCEGDIFTFDKTGEGADDVLGELEYEKVPYSSLRRTLDQRRALVMQLFQEHGFFPSAQATAAFQARYADIFPTKVCLQLKIREVRQKIMQAATPAEQAPPTPDAPRGPAPGARPCWGPGPRPCRGHAPCLGGHPALPGCPVKGPAPPADAIIAPL, from the exons atcaTCCAGCTGAGCCCGGTGCCCGTGGTGCCGCCGGCgagccccgggggggcggggggggcgccgggcccccccccgaAGGTGCTGCTGCCCTCGGCCGCCCGCATCGCCTACGTGCagccggggccccccccgggcgccgccgccgccgcccccccggccccccccgccgcccccccgccgccgccgcctacgTCCAGC CCCGTCGCCCTGGGCTTCACCGCCATCGGCCCGGGGGGCTCCGCCATCGTCCAGCCCCTGCTGCCCG ggcagagCCCGCTGCTGGCGCCGGGGCCCGTGGGGGTGTCGCCGCTGTCATCGCCGCCATCTAtcccggccccccggcgccgcccccgccccccgctggTCTACAGCGTGGCCGGCTCCGCCCCCGGCTCCGCCCCCGGCTCCGCCCCCACCATCCTGCCCAAGGGGGGCAGCgcccctggccagggccctgcag ccgccgccggcccctcggccgccagccccacggcgcccggGGGGGGGACCAGCGAGGGGGCCCCCCCCAGCcgtggcggccccgcgccccccccccgccgagggCCCCGAGCGCAAGGAGGGGGGGGCCGCAAGAAGGTGAAGGTGCGGCCCCCCCCGCTGAAGAAAACCTTCGACTCCGTGGACAA cagggtcCTGTCGGAGGTGGACTTCGAGGAGCGCTTCGCCGAGCTGCCCGAGTTCCGGCCCGAGGAGGTGCTGCCCTCGCCCACGCTGCAGTCGCTGGCCACCTCCCCCCGCGCCATCCTGGGCAGCTACCGCAAGAAGCGCAAGAACTCCACCG aCCTGGACTCCTCCACCGAGGACCCCATCTCGCCCAAGCGCAAGATGCGCCGGCGCTCGAGCTGCAGCTCCGAGCCCAACACGCCCAAGAGCGCCAAGTGCGAGGGCGACATCTTCACCTTCGACAAGACCGGTGaggg TGCGGACGACGTGCTGGGGGAGCTGGAGTACGAGAAGGTGCCGTACTCGTCGCTGCGCCGCACCCTGGACCAGCGCCGCGCCCTCGTCATGCAGCTCTTCCAGGAGCACGGCTTCTTCCCCTCCG cccaggccaCGGCAGCGTTCCAGGCGCGCTACGCCGACATCTTCCCCACCAAGGTCTGCCTGCAGCTCAAGATCCGCGAGGTGCGACAGAAGATCATGCAGGCGGCCACGCCCGCCGAGCAGGCCCCGCCCACCCCCGACGCcccccgaggccccgcccccggagCCCGCCCCTGCTGGGGCCCCGGACCCCGCCCCTGCCGAGGCCACGCCCCCTGCCTGGGAGGCCACCCCGCCCTCCCCGGCTGCCCGGTGAAAGGCCCCGCCCCCCCTGCTGACGCCATCATTGCACCGCTCTGA